Proteins found in one Salminus brasiliensis chromosome 13, fSalBra1.hap2, whole genome shotgun sequence genomic segment:
- the gpib gene encoding glucose-6-phosphate isomerase b isoform X2, translating to MGLTSDPNFQKLEQWYKANAASLNMRQMFETDQQRFSKFSLTLKTDDGDVLLDYSKNLINEEVMKMLIELAKSRGVEAARDKMFSGEKINFTEGRAVLHVALRNRSNTPITVDGKDVMPEVNKVLEKMKGFCHKVRSGEWKGYTGKSITDVVNVGIGGSDLGPLMVTEALKPYSKGGPRVWFVSNIDGTHIVKTLAQLNAETTLFIIASKTFTTQETITNAESAKEWFLEAAKDKSAVAKHFVALSTNGPKVKDFGIDTENMFEFWDWVGGRYSLWSAIGLSIALHIGFENFEKLLAGAHWMDTHFRTAPLGQNAPVLLAMLGIWYINFFQMETHCLLPYDQYMHRFAAYFQQGDMESNGKYITNRGSRVNYHTGPIVWGEPGTNGQHAFYQLIHQGTRTVPSDFLIPAQTQHPVRNNLHHKTEAMMKGKTTEEAKKELEAGGLSGEKLEKILPHKVFQGNKPTNSIVFKKLTPYTLGVLIAMYEHKIFIQGVMWEINSFDQWGVELGKQLAKKIEPELQDKTEVSSHDSSTNGLINFIKKNFA from the exons ATGGGACTCACCAGCGACCCAAACTTCCAGAAACTTGAGCAATGGTACAAGGCCAATGCTGCCAGCCTCAACATGAGGCAGATGTTTGAGACTGACCAGCAGAGGTTCAGCAAGTTCAG CTTAACGCTGAAAACCGATGATGGGGATGTTCTTCTGGACTACTCCAAGAACCTCATCAACGAGGAAGTCATGAAGATGCTGATCGAGCTG GCAAAGTCCAGGGGTGTGGAGGCTGCTCGCGACAAGATGTTCTCTGGCGAGAAGATCAACTTcactgag ggtcGTGCTGTGCTCCATGTTGCTCTGAGAAACCGCTCCAACACCCCCATCACTGTGGACGGCAAAGACGTCATGCCTGAGGTCAACAAGGTCCTGGAGAAAATGAAGGGCTTTTGCCAT AAAGTGCGCAGTGGAGAGTGGAAAGGCTACACAGGGAAATCCATCACTGATGTTGTGAATGTGGGCATCGGAGGCTCTGACCTG GGTCCCCTGATGGTGACGGAGGCACTGAAGCCTTACTCTAAAGGCGGGCCACGGGTTTGGTTTGTCTCCAACATCGACGGAACACACATTGTCAAGACACTGGCGCAGCTCAACGCTGAGACCACACTCTTCATCATTGCCTCCAAG ACATTCACCACTCAAGAGACCATCACCAATGCAGAGTCTGCCAAGGAGTGGTTCCTGGAGGCTGCCAAAGAC AAATCTGCTGTTGCCAAACATTTTGTTGCCCTCTCCACCAACGGT CCCAAAGTGAAGGACTTCGGCATCGACACAGAGAACATGTTCGAGTTCTGggat TGGGTTGGTGGACGCTACTCCTTATGGTCAGCGATTGGACTGTCCATCGCTCTGCACATTG GCTTCGAGAACTTTGAAAAGCTGTTAGCCGGAGCACACTGGATG GACACTCATTTCCGCACGGCTCCGCTGGGTCAGAACGCGCCTGTTCTGCTGGCCATGCTGGGCATTTGGTACATCAACTTCTTCCAGATGGAAACACACTGCCTGCTGCCCTACGACCAGTACATGCACCGCTTTGCTGCTTACTTCCAGCAG GGCGACATGGAGTCCAATGGGAAGTACATCACCAATCGTGGCAGCCGCGTCAACTACCACACCGGACCCATTGTCTGGGGGGAGCCTGGAACTAACGGACAGCACGCCTTCTACCAGCTCATCCACCAAG GAACCCGTACAGTCCCTTCTGATTTCCTCATCCCAGCCCAGACTCAACACCCAGTCAGGAACAACCTGCACCATAAG ACAGAGGCCATGATGAAAGGAAAGACAACAGAGGAGGCAAAGAAGGAGCTGGAGGCCGGAGGActgagtggagagaaactggaGAAGATTCTACCACACAAA GTATTCCAAGGAAATAAGCCAACAAACTCTATTGTCTTCAAGAAGCTGACGCCGTACACTCTCGGAGTGCTTATCG CCATGTATGAACATAAGATCTTCATCCAGGGAGTCATGTGGGAGATCAACAGCTTTGACCAGTGGGG GGTGGAGCTAGGGAAACAGCTGGCCAAAAAGATTGAACCCGAACTGCAGGATAAGACTGAGGTCAGCTCCCATGACTCCTCTACAAACGGTCTCATCAATTTCATCAAGAAGAACTTTGCTTGA
- the gpib gene encoding glucose-6-phosphate isomerase b isoform X1, which produces MGLTSDPNFQKLEQWYKANAASLNMRQMFETDQQRFSKFSLTLKTDDGDVLLDYSKNLINEEVMKMLIELAKSRGVEAARDKMFSGEKINFTEGRAVLHVALRNRSNTPITVDGKDVMPEVNKVLEKMKGFCHKVRSGEWKGYTGKSITDVVNVGIGGSDLGPLMVTEALKPYSKGGPRVWFVSNIDGTHIVKTLAQLNAETTLFIIASKTFTTQETITNAESAKEWFLEAAKDKSAVAKHFVALSTNGPKVKDFGIDTENMFEFWDWVGGRYSLWSAIGLSIALHIGFENFEKLLAGAHWMDTHFRTAPLGQNAPVLLAMLGIWYINFFQMETHCLLPYDQYMHRFAAYFQQGDMESNGKYITNRGSRVNYHTGPIVWGEPGTNGQHAFYQLIHQGTRTVPSDFLIPAQTQHPVRNNLHHKILMANFLAQTEAMMKGKTTEEAKKELEAGGLSGEKLEKILPHKVFQGNKPTNSIVFKKLTPYTLGVLIAMYEHKIFIQGVMWEINSFDQWGVELGKQLAKKIEPELQDKTEVSSHDSSTNGLINFIKKNFA; this is translated from the exons ATGGGACTCACCAGCGACCCAAACTTCCAGAAACTTGAGCAATGGTACAAGGCCAATGCTGCCAGCCTCAACATGAGGCAGATGTTTGAGACTGACCAGCAGAGGTTCAGCAAGTTCAG CTTAACGCTGAAAACCGATGATGGGGATGTTCTTCTGGACTACTCCAAGAACCTCATCAACGAGGAAGTCATGAAGATGCTGATCGAGCTG GCAAAGTCCAGGGGTGTGGAGGCTGCTCGCGACAAGATGTTCTCTGGCGAGAAGATCAACTTcactgag ggtcGTGCTGTGCTCCATGTTGCTCTGAGAAACCGCTCCAACACCCCCATCACTGTGGACGGCAAAGACGTCATGCCTGAGGTCAACAAGGTCCTGGAGAAAATGAAGGGCTTTTGCCAT AAAGTGCGCAGTGGAGAGTGGAAAGGCTACACAGGGAAATCCATCACTGATGTTGTGAATGTGGGCATCGGAGGCTCTGACCTG GGTCCCCTGATGGTGACGGAGGCACTGAAGCCTTACTCTAAAGGCGGGCCACGGGTTTGGTTTGTCTCCAACATCGACGGAACACACATTGTCAAGACACTGGCGCAGCTCAACGCTGAGACCACACTCTTCATCATTGCCTCCAAG ACATTCACCACTCAAGAGACCATCACCAATGCAGAGTCTGCCAAGGAGTGGTTCCTGGAGGCTGCCAAAGAC AAATCTGCTGTTGCCAAACATTTTGTTGCCCTCTCCACCAACGGT CCCAAAGTGAAGGACTTCGGCATCGACACAGAGAACATGTTCGAGTTCTGggat TGGGTTGGTGGACGCTACTCCTTATGGTCAGCGATTGGACTGTCCATCGCTCTGCACATTG GCTTCGAGAACTTTGAAAAGCTGTTAGCCGGAGCACACTGGATG GACACTCATTTCCGCACGGCTCCGCTGGGTCAGAACGCGCCTGTTCTGCTGGCCATGCTGGGCATTTGGTACATCAACTTCTTCCAGATGGAAACACACTGCCTGCTGCCCTACGACCAGTACATGCACCGCTTTGCTGCTTACTTCCAGCAG GGCGACATGGAGTCCAATGGGAAGTACATCACCAATCGTGGCAGCCGCGTCAACTACCACACCGGACCCATTGTCTGGGGGGAGCCTGGAACTAACGGACAGCACGCCTTCTACCAGCTCATCCACCAAG GAACCCGTACAGTCCCTTCTGATTTCCTCATCCCAGCCCAGACTCAACACCCAGTCAGGAACAACCTGCACCATAAG ATCCTGATGGCCAACTTCCTGGCCCAGACAGAGGCCATGATGAAAGGAAAGACAACAGAGGAGGCAAAGAAGGAGCTGGAGGCCGGAGGActgagtggagagaaactggaGAAGATTCTACCACACAAA GTATTCCAAGGAAATAAGCCAACAAACTCTATTGTCTTCAAGAAGCTGACGCCGTACACTCTCGGAGTGCTTATCG CCATGTATGAACATAAGATCTTCATCCAGGGAGTCATGTGGGAGATCAACAGCTTTGACCAGTGGGG GGTGGAGCTAGGGAAACAGCTGGCCAAAAAGATTGAACCCGAACTGCAGGATAAGACTGAGGTCAGCTCCCATGACTCCTCTACAAACGGTCTCATCAATTTCATCAAGAAGAACTTTGCTTGA